A part of Desulfobacter sp. genomic DNA contains:
- the lon gene encoding endopeptidase La: MIKIAKFFNPDGSEEKRILPLVPLRDMVLFPFVTTSVFVGREKSIKALSQAMSQDKRIFLTTQKDPEVLKPTIKDIFQTGTEAKITQLLRLPDGTVKALVEGCGRGHIVKMDEDDGFQSVEFVAIAETPMAEATAEAALRTVSEAFQHYATLSGVVSKSFFKGLDGLEQDQSRYADTIASQLPLKVADKQVLLECGDLEERFFLLLKMIQKETEVFTMSQKIKGRVKEQMEKLQKRHYLNEQMRAIQKEMGEGGEGGEFADLEKKISKKRMPREAAGTVRRELEKLKMMSPMSSEATVVRNYIDWLISLPWYRKNRPKTDLQNAEEILDRDHYGLKKPKERILEYLAVQILVKKIKGPILCLVGPPGVGKTSLARSVASATGRAFARISLGGVRDEAEIRGHRRTYVGAMPGKIIQTLKKVGYNNPVFCLDEIDKMTSDFRGDPSSALLEALDPEQNKNFNDHYLEVDYDLSEILFITTANTLYDIPAPLRDRMEIIQIPGYTEYEKEKIATGYLIPKQLRENGLDENDVVFSKNAIHTIIKQYTKEAGVRNLEREISSVLRKIATKIVRTDTRKMHQVNSSAVTKYLDQPKFRDSALEKEDKTGIVTGLAWTQAGGELLTIEAVTMPGKGNVMVTGKLGEVMKESSQAAVSYVRSRSAELDIREEFYKDTDIHIHVPEGAIPKDGPSAGIAMCTAVVSVLTARPVKRTVAMTGEITLRGRVLPIGGLKEKLLAAHANGIKTVVVCKDNEKDILEVPKAIQKQMDIVFVEDMAQVLAHALGS; this comes from the coding sequence ATGATCAAGATTGCCAAGTTTTTTAACCCTGACGGCTCAGAAGAGAAAAGGATCCTTCCCCTGGTTCCCCTGCGGGATATGGTCCTTTTTCCTTTTGTTACGACTTCCGTGTTCGTGGGGCGTGAAAAATCCATTAAAGCCTTGTCCCAGGCCATGTCCCAGGACAAGCGGATTTTTCTGACCACCCAGAAAGATCCCGAGGTGCTCAAACCCACCATCAAGGATATTTTTCAGACCGGCACAGAGGCCAAGATCACCCAGTTGCTCCGCCTGCCCGACGGTACGGTGAAGGCCCTTGTGGAGGGGTGCGGCCGGGGGCACATCGTCAAGATGGATGAGGATGACGGGTTTCAGTCCGTGGAATTTGTGGCCATTGCTGAAACCCCCATGGCCGAGGCCACTGCCGAAGCCGCCCTCAGGACGGTATCCGAAGCATTCCAGCATTACGCCACCCTGTCCGGGGTGGTGTCCAAGAGTTTTTTCAAAGGCCTGGACGGCCTGGAGCAGGACCAGTCCCGATATGCCGACACCATTGCCTCCCAGCTTCCCCTGAAGGTGGCGGACAAGCAGGTGCTTCTGGAATGCGGGGATCTTGAAGAACGGTTTTTCCTGCTTTTGAAAATGATCCAGAAGGAGACCGAGGTCTTCACCATGTCCCAGAAGATTAAGGGGCGGGTCAAAGAGCAGATGGAGAAACTCCAGAAGCGCCATTACCTCAATGAGCAGATGCGGGCCATCCAAAAAGAGATGGGGGAAGGGGGCGAAGGCGGGGAGTTTGCCGATCTTGAGAAAAAGATAAGTAAAAAGCGGATGCCTAGGGAGGCGGCCGGAACCGTCCGGCGCGAACTTGAAAAGCTCAAGATGATGTCGCCCATGTCCTCCGAGGCCACCGTGGTCCGCAATTATATCGACTGGTTGATTTCTCTGCCATGGTACCGGAAAAACCGGCCCAAGACCGATCTTCAGAACGCTGAAGAGATTCTGGACAGGGATCATTACGGTCTGAAGAAGCCCAAGGAGAGAATCCTGGAGTATCTGGCCGTACAGATTCTGGTCAAGAAAATTAAAGGGCCCATTCTCTGTCTGGTGGGACCACCCGGGGTGGGTAAAACTTCCCTGGCCAGGTCTGTGGCCTCGGCTACCGGACGGGCCTTTGCCAGGATTTCACTGGGCGGGGTCCGGGATGAGGCTGAAATCCGTGGGCATAGGCGAACCTATGTGGGAGCCATGCCCGGCAAGATCATCCAGACTTTGAAAAAGGTGGGGTATAACAATCCGGTCTTCTGCCTGGACGAAATTGACAAGATGACCTCAGATTTCAGGGGGGATCCGTCCTCCGCATTGCTGGAGGCGTTGGATCCTGAGCAGAATAAGAATTTCAACGACCACTACCTGGAAGTGGACTACGACCTGTCCGAAATTCTGTTTATCACTACCGCCAATACCCTCTACGATATTCCGGCGCCCCTGCGGGACCGGATGGAGATCATCCAGATTCCCGGGTATACTGAATATGAGAAGGAAAAAATCGCCACGGGTTACCTCATCCCCAAACAGTTGCGGGAAAACGGCCTCGATGAGAACGATGTGGTGTTTTCAAAGAACGCCATCCATACCATCATCAAACAATATACCAAAGAGGCCGGTGTAAGGAACCTGGAGCGGGAGATATCTTCAGTACTTCGGAAGATTGCCACCAAAATCGTGCGCACGGACACCCGGAAAATGCACCAGGTCAATTCGTCCGCTGTGACCAAATATCTCGACCAGCCCAAGTTCCGGGATTCCGCCCTGGAAAAGGAAGATAAGACCGGTATTGTCACCGGCCTTGCCTGGACCCAGGCCGGCGGGGAGTTGCTGACCATAGAGGCTGTTACCATGCCGGGCAAGGGAAATGTCATGGTGACGGGCAAGCTGGGAGAGGTGATGAAGGAAAGCTCCCAGGCGGCTGTTTCCTACGTTCGTTCCAGAAGTGCCGAGCTGGATATCCGGGAAGAATTTTATAAAGATACAGATATACACATCCATGTGCCGGAGGGGGCCATACCCAAGGACGGCCCGTCCGCAGGCATTGCCATGTGTACGGCTGTTGTTTCCGTTCTCACTGCCCGGCCCGTGAAGCGGACCGTGGCCATGACCGGTGAGATCACCCTCCGGGGGAGGGTGCTGCCCATCGGCGGCTTAAAGGAAAAGCTGCTGGCTGCCCATGCCAACGGTATTAAAACGGTGGTGGTTTGCAAGGATAATGAAAAGGATATCCTGGAAGTGCCAAAGGCAATTCAGAAACAGATGGATATCGTTTTTGTAGAAGATATGGCCCAGGTATTGGCACATGCCCTGGGTTCGTAG
- the rho gene encoding transcription termination factor Rho, producing MEPVQGYLEIMDKGFGFLRNIEENFQPRPENPYVPNSLIRKLNLREGSFIEGYGEKKGPQNVNLALIRIDTINHLPFDEFLGTPMLQEQISVNPFERYYLTQNDDDITGKALDLVSPIGKGQRGLIIAPPKSGKTTILRHMANSVVANHPDSKVFVLLVDERPEEVTDFQRGLTDAHVLYSSADQQIGQHMRMTRLAMHTAIRCAEIGQDAVVFIDSLTRMTRAFNIDTDSYGKTMSGGLGANAMEFPRKIFGAARKLENGGSLTIIATILVDTGSRMDDVIFQEFKGTGNMDLFLSRECAEQRVWPAININKSGTRKEDLLMDEEEYNRIVELRRGIATKDEVTAMSDFLRVMEDF from the coding sequence ATGGAACCAGTTCAGGGATACCTGGAAATTATGGACAAAGGGTTCGGTTTTTTAAGGAACATAGAAGAAAATTTCCAGCCCCGTCCTGAAAATCCCTATGTACCGAACAGTCTTATTCGCAAACTCAATCTCAGGGAAGGCAGCTTCATCGAAGGTTACGGCGAGAAAAAAGGGCCCCAGAATGTCAACCTGGCCCTGATCCGCATTGACACCATCAACCATCTTCCTTTTGATGAATTCCTGGGCACCCCTATGCTTCAGGAGCAGATCAGCGTCAACCCCTTTGAGCGGTACTACCTTACACAGAATGACGACGACATCACCGGCAAGGCACTGGACCTTGTCTCCCCCATCGGCAAAGGACAGCGGGGGTTGATTATTGCCCCTCCCAAGTCCGGAAAAACCACCATCCTCAGACATATGGCAAACTCCGTTGTTGCCAATCACCCTGATTCCAAAGTGTTTGTCCTGCTGGTGGACGAGCGGCCCGAAGAAGTCACCGACTTTCAGCGGGGACTGACCGATGCCCACGTACTCTATTCATCCGCTGACCAGCAGATCGGCCAGCACATGAGAATGACCCGCCTGGCCATGCATACGGCCATCAGATGCGCTGAAATCGGCCAGGATGCCGTGGTCTTCATTGACTCCCTGACCCGTATGACCCGGGCCTTTAATATTGATACCGACTCCTACGGAAAGACCATGAGCGGCGGCCTGGGAGCCAACGCCATGGAATTCCCCAGGAAGATTTTCGGCGCTGCCAGAAAACTTGAAAACGGGGGATCCCTGACCATTATTGCCACCATTCTCGTGGACACCGGTTCCCGGATGGATGATGTCATCTTTCAGGAATTCAAGGGCACCGGCAACATGGATCTTTTCCTGTCCAGGGAATGTGCAGAGCAGCGGGTCTGGCCGGCCATCAACATTAATAAATCCGGGACCCGGAAGGAAGACCTGCTCATGGATGAAGAGGAATACAACAGAATCGTTGAACTCCGGCGTGGCATTGCCACCAAGGATGAGGTGACGGCCATGTCTGACTTCCTCAGAGTGATGGAAGACTTTTAA
- the leuB gene encoding 3-isopropylmalate dehydrogenase, translated as MNKIAVLPGDGIGPEVMEQAVKVLNKAGEIHRFELTYEFADIGGAAIDNHGKALPDATLSLCEESDAILFGSVGGPKWESLPPAEQPERGALLPLRKHFGLYCNLRPAKVFPTLASASPLKPEIVKDGFDILCMRELTGGIYFGEPKGRTGEGKEETAYDTMVYSRFEIERIARMAFEAARKRRNIVTSVDKANVLFSMVLWRETVTEIAKEYPDVTLNHIYVDNATMQLVRDPHQFDVLLCGNMFGDIISDECAMITGSMGLLASASLNEKNFGLYEPAGGSAPDIAGQGIANPIAQILSGAMMLKYTLGYAEAADAIESAISKVLDKGIFTADLTAHKETAVNTAEMGDAIVKELSALG; from the coding sequence TTGAACAAGATCGCTGTGCTGCCCGGAGACGGGATCGGCCCTGAAGTAATGGAACAGGCTGTCAAGGTTCTCAATAAGGCCGGAGAAATCCATCGATTCGAGCTGACCTATGAATTTGCCGATATCGGCGGAGCCGCCATCGATAACCACGGCAAGGCGCTGCCCGACGCCACCCTCTCCCTTTGCGAGGAGAGTGACGCCATTCTATTCGGTTCCGTGGGGGGGCCGAAATGGGAAAGCCTTCCCCCCGCAGAACAGCCGGAAAGGGGAGCACTTCTGCCCCTGAGAAAACACTTCGGACTTTATTGCAATTTGCGGCCTGCCAAGGTATTCCCCACCCTGGCATCGGCCTCCCCCCTGAAACCGGAAATCGTCAAGGATGGATTTGATATCCTCTGCATGCGGGAGCTCACCGGCGGGATTTATTTCGGAGAGCCCAAGGGCAGAACCGGAGAAGGCAAAGAAGAAACCGCATACGATACCATGGTTTATTCGCGATTTGAGATAGAACGGATCGCAAGGATGGCCTTTGAAGCAGCCAGAAAGCGGCGCAACATTGTTACCTCCGTCGACAAGGCCAATGTATTGTTTTCCATGGTGCTATGGCGGGAAACCGTCACGGAAATCGCAAAAGAGTATCCCGATGTCACCCTCAACCATATCTATGTTGATAACGCCACCATGCAGCTGGTTCGGGACCCCCATCAATTTGACGTCCTGCTCTGCGGCAACATGTTCGGAGATATTATTTCAGACGAATGCGCCATGATCACCGGCTCCATGGGGCTGCTGGCCTCGGCCAGCCTCAATGAAAAGAACTTCGGGCTGTATGAACCCGCCGGCGGATCAGCCCCGGACATTGCCGGCCAAGGCATTGCCAATCCAATTGCCCAGATTCTCTCCGGAGCCATGATGCTCAAATACACCCTGGGGTATGCCGAAGCTGCCGACGCCATTGAATCGGCCATATCCAAGGTACTTGACAAAGGCATCTTCACAGCCGACCTCACCGCACACAAGGAAACGGCGGTGAATACAGCCGAGATGGGAGATGCCATCGTGAAAGAACTCTCCGCTTTAGGCTGA
- the qmoC gene encoding quinone-interacting membrane-bound oxidoreductase complex subunit QmoC → MSAKYLAQPDLGFIAEVRGLGGETLKKCYQCATCSVACPIAPEDSPFPRKEMIAASWGLKDKLIGNADIWLCHQCGDCSDLCPRGAAPGDVLAAVRSASITEYATPKPLAKAVNDPKKLPLLIGIPGLWFALLAFITMNFGGTMEKIFHALFGDALGGRLHWSHAHEGAEHVISHASFVSTWFVDMTFVPTAIFATVIFFLALKRFIADIHNNAVLEGKTDKAQMDYKALGQSVLNILPTVFKHEKFNECEANKDRATPHMMVLYSFIGLFIVTAVCGSMLYLGNYAGPYPQLNPIKWLANISGVALVIGSAMMIKNRLNNKDQVTAYKDWFILGVVFTLGLSGMLTEMARLAHMEWTAYFFYWIHLIAIFNLFAFLPFSKMAHLVYRTVAMAYADYGNRK, encoded by the coding sequence ATGAGTGCTAAATATCTTGCTCAACCGGATCTCGGTTTCATAGCAGAAGTTAGGGGTCTTGGCGGAGAAACACTGAAAAAGTGCTACCAGTGCGCAACCTGTTCGGTAGCCTGCCCCATCGCCCCGGAAGACAGCCCCTTCCCCCGCAAGGAAATGATTGCGGCCTCCTGGGGTCTTAAAGACAAACTGATTGGGAATGCAGACATCTGGCTCTGCCACCAGTGCGGCGACTGTTCCGATCTCTGCCCCAGGGGCGCAGCCCCGGGCGACGTGCTGGCTGCGGTCCGTTCCGCATCCATCACCGAATACGCAACCCCCAAACCCCTGGCAAAGGCGGTGAATGATCCCAAGAAACTGCCCCTGCTCATCGGTATTCCTGGCCTCTGGTTCGCCCTGCTGGCCTTTATCACCATGAACTTCGGCGGCACCATGGAAAAGATTTTCCATGCCCTTTTCGGGGATGCCCTTGGCGGACGCCTTCACTGGTCCCATGCCCATGAGGGTGCCGAGCATGTGATTTCCCATGCCAGCTTCGTATCCACCTGGTTTGTGGATATGACCTTTGTACCCACAGCCATCTTTGCCACTGTGATCTTCTTCCTGGCCCTGAAACGGTTCATCGCCGACATCCACAACAACGCAGTTCTGGAAGGCAAAACCGACAAGGCCCAAATGGATTACAAAGCGCTGGGACAGTCTGTTCTCAACATTCTGCCCACGGTGTTCAAGCATGAGAAATTCAACGAATGCGAAGCCAATAAAGACCGCGCCACCCCCCATATGATGGTGCTTTACTCCTTTATCGGCCTGTTCATCGTTACCGCAGTCTGCGGTTCCATGCTTTACCTGGGCAACTATGCCGGTCCCTATCCCCAGCTCAACCCCATTAAATGGCTTGCCAATATTTCCGGTGTTGCGCTTGTGATCGGTTCTGCCATGATGATCAAAAACAGATTGAACAATAAAGACCAGGTCACTGCCTACAAAGACTGGTTCATCCTGGGAGTTGTATTTACCCTGGGCCTGAGCGGCATGCTGACTGAAATGGCCCGTCTGGCCCACATGGAATGGACGGCTTATTTCTTCTACTGGATCCATCTGATTGCTATTTTCAACCTGTTCGCCTTCCTGCCTTTTTCCAAGATGGCCCATCTGGTTTACCGTACGGTTGCCATGGCCTATGCAGATTACGGCAATAGAAAATAG
- a CDS encoding hydrogenase iron-sulfur subunit, whose protein sequence is MDKKYGVYICTGCGIGEALDMEELVGVPEEEGTYCATHPFLCSKEGVELIQKDIDEGKVNAMVIGACSRRVNFDTFNFPGCIIERANLREGVVWPHSRETYPKLTEEQKDDEESFDQVQMKAEDYIKMGMIRLEKVKLPEPYKTESFSKKILVMGGGVTGMSAALDAAKAGYEVTIVEKTKAVGGYAAKLRSQMPVAEPFETLQAPVVDALIQEIEANGNIDVRTNTEVARIAGQPGEFTVTMKTPGEKIPFDVPFPLPEEMMVDENGKELDADAAHAKYLEYNEGREDILKMDPEGELYGAVVLAAGWRPDVLEGEAFEHLNLSSPDVVTNDEFEMIAAKGKIVRPSDGKEAKNVVFIQSPGKDEDDADFEYTGSVTSMVALKQARYVREDYADGKAYVIYQHMRTPGLQEYFYKSMQQEDGIFMTKGAVTEVAASGSGLTVSATNTLLGDNLALQADMVVVAGGMVPVTKDDAVVNLAYRQGPGFRDNDIFGQYADSNYICFPYETQRTGIYAAGAIRRAMTIEESMEDATGAALKAIQCIESANRGMAVHPRSGDMTYPDFFFQRCTQCKRCTVECPFGALDDDERGTPKANPTRCRRCGTCMGACPERIISFADYSIDSIGSQVKAISVPSEDDYDEPPLRFLALVCENDAFPALDMVGMNRVDYSPDVRFIPVRCLGSVNTIWIKDALAQGIDGVILIGCKHGDDYQCHFVKGSELAEVRVKKIGDALSSLALEEERVAFAEVAIDEYDKLPQIINDFVEEVDALGPNPFKGF, encoded by the coding sequence ATGGATAAAAAATACGGCGTATATATCTGCACAGGCTGCGGCATCGGTGAAGCCCTTGATATGGAAGAGCTCGTAGGGGTCCCCGAAGAAGAAGGGACCTACTGCGCCACCCACCCGTTCCTGTGCTCCAAAGAAGGTGTGGAACTCATTCAGAAAGACATTGATGAGGGCAAGGTCAATGCCATGGTCATCGGCGCCTGCTCCAGACGTGTCAACTTTGATACTTTCAATTTCCCCGGCTGCATCATCGAACGCGCCAACCTCAGGGAAGGCGTGGTATGGCCCCACTCCCGGGAAACCTACCCCAAACTCACCGAAGAGCAGAAAGACGACGAAGAAAGCTTTGACCAGGTTCAGATGAAGGCCGAAGACTATATCAAGATGGGCATGATCCGCCTTGAAAAAGTTAAACTGCCCGAACCCTACAAAACAGAATCCTTTTCCAAAAAGATCCTGGTCATGGGCGGCGGTGTTACCGGTATGTCAGCCGCACTGGATGCAGCCAAAGCCGGCTACGAAGTCACCATCGTTGAAAAGACCAAAGCAGTGGGCGGCTATGCAGCCAAGCTCAGAAGCCAGATGCCCGTTGCCGAACCCTTCGAAACCCTCCAGGCTCCTGTTGTTGACGCCCTGATCCAGGAAATCGAAGCCAACGGCAACATCGATGTCCGGACCAACACCGAGGTGGCCCGTATTGCCGGCCAGCCCGGCGAGTTCACCGTGACCATGAAGACCCCGGGCGAAAAGATCCCCTTTGACGTTCCCTTCCCCCTTCCCGAGGAAATGATGGTGGATGAGAACGGCAAGGAACTGGATGCCGACGCCGCCCATGCCAAATACCTGGAATACAACGAAGGCCGGGAAGACATCCTCAAAATGGACCCCGAGGGAGAGCTCTACGGTGCCGTTGTCCTGGCCGCCGGCTGGCGCCCCGACGTTCTGGAAGGCGAAGCCTTTGAGCACCTGAATCTTTCCAGCCCCGACGTTGTCACCAACGACGAGTTCGAAATGATTGCCGCCAAGGGCAAGATTGTCCGCCCCTCCGACGGCAAGGAAGCTAAAAACGTTGTCTTCATCCAGTCTCCGGGCAAAGACGAAGACGATGCCGATTTCGAATACACCGGCTCTGTCACCTCCATGGTGGCCCTGAAACAGGCCCGCTATGTCCGCGAAGACTACGCCGACGGCAAGGCTTATGTGATCTACCAGCACATGAGAACCCCTGGCCTCCAGGAATACTTCTACAAATCCATGCAGCAGGAAGACGGGATCTTCATGACCAAGGGCGCCGTAACAGAAGTGGCGGCCTCTGGTTCCGGCCTCACCGTTTCCGCCACCAACACCCTCCTGGGCGACAACCTGGCCCTGCAGGCCGACATGGTTGTTGTGGCCGGCGGCATGGTCCCCGTGACCAAGGACGACGCCGTTGTCAACCTGGCCTACAGACAGGGCCCGGGTTTCCGTGACAACGATATCTTCGGCCAGTATGCAGACTCCAACTACATCTGCTTCCCCTATGAAACCCAGAGAACCGGTATCTACGCCGCCGGCGCCATCCGCCGGGCCATGACCATTGAAGAGTCCATGGAAGATGCCACCGGCGCGGCCCTCAAAGCCATCCAGTGTATTGAAAGTGCCAACCGCGGCATGGCCGTACACCCCAGATCCGGTGATATGACCTACCCGGACTTCTTCTTCCAGAGATGCACCCAGTGCAAGAGATGTACGGTTGAATGCCCCTTCGGCGCCCTGGACGACGACGAAAGAGGCACTCCCAAGGCCAACCCCACCCGCTGCCGCCGCTGCGGTACCTGCATGGGTGCCTGCCCGGAACGTATTATCTCCTTTGCCGATTACTCCATTGATTCCATCGGCTCCCAGGTCAAGGCCATCTCCGTACCCTCTGAGGACGACTATGATGAGCCGCCCCTGAGATTCCTGGCCCTGGTATGTGAAAACGATGCCTTCCCCGCACTTGACATGGTGGGCATGAACAGGGTGGACTACTCACCCGACGTGAGATTCATCCCGGTACGCTGCCTGGGTTCTGTCAACACCATCTGGATCAAGGACGCACTGGCCCAGGGTATTGACGGTGTTATCCTCATCGGCTGCAAACACGGTGACGACTACCAGTGCCATTTTGTCAAAGGTTCCGAACTGGCTGAAGTCCGCGTGAAAAAGATCGGGGACGCCCTCTCCTCACTGGCCCTGGAAGAAGAACGTGTGGCCTTTGCAGAGGTAGCCATTGACGAATATGACAAGCTGCCCCAGATCATCAACGACTTTGTCGAAGAGGTTGACGCCCTTGGCCCCAACCCGTTCAAAGGATTCTAA
- a CDS encoding CoB--CoM heterodisulfide reductase iron-sulfur subunit A family protein, which yields MTTENSAPVSGSIMVVGGGISGLTTALEAAEVGYEVFLVEKEASLGGRVTQLKHYFPKLCPPTCGLEINYKRLKDNKNIKVFTMSEVQKVDGQAGDYTVTVKTAPRYVNENCTCCGECAKVCETEISNEFNFGMDRRKAAYLPHNMAYPQRYVMDPAMGTDDRDKVKEACKYDAVDFDMEEKTFELKVGAVVFNTGWQPYDATRIDNLGFGRYQNIVTNMMLERMASSNGPTEGKILRPSDEKAPETIAFAQCAGSRDENHLSYCSYICCMASLKHATYLRAQYPDAKIYIYYIDLRTPGRKYENFYAKLKEDENIFFVKGKVAEVSEEAGTGNINLVAEDTITGEKVRQTVDMLVLATGMQPTCAVDKPAADLTFDEEGFIVNDFSKGGLFAAGCANKPADVVTSNQNATGMALKAIQTLRR from the coding sequence ATGACAACAGAAAATTCAGCCCCGGTAAGTGGAAGCATCATGGTGGTTGGTGGTGGAATCAGCGGCCTGACAACTGCCCTGGAAGCTGCCGAAGTGGGGTATGAGGTCTTCCTGGTGGAAAAGGAAGCATCCCTTGGCGGAAGAGTCACCCAGCTCAAACACTACTTCCCCAAACTCTGCCCGCCTACTTGCGGTCTTGAGATCAACTACAAACGTCTCAAAGATAATAAAAACATTAAAGTATTCACCATGTCTGAAGTTCAGAAGGTGGACGGCCAGGCCGGCGACTACACGGTTACCGTGAAAACCGCCCCCCGGTACGTCAACGAAAACTGCACCTGCTGCGGTGAATGCGCCAAAGTTTGCGAGACTGAAATCTCCAACGAATTCAACTTCGGCATGGATCGGCGCAAAGCCGCCTACCTGCCCCACAACATGGCCTATCCCCAGCGCTACGTCATGGATCCGGCCATGGGCACCGACGACAGAGACAAGGTAAAAGAAGCCTGTAAATACGACGCCGTCGATTTCGACATGGAAGAAAAAACCTTCGAGCTTAAAGTTGGCGCCGTGGTCTTCAACACCGGATGGCAGCCCTACGATGCCACCCGCATCGACAACCTGGGATTCGGCCGGTACCAGAACATCGTGACCAACATGATGCTGGAAAGAATGGCCTCCTCCAACGGCCCCACAGAAGGCAAGATCCTCCGCCCCTCAGATGAAAAAGCGCCTGAGACCATCGCATTTGCCCAATGTGCCGGTTCCAGGGACGAGAACCATCTGTCCTACTGCTCCTATATCTGCTGCATGGCTTCCCTGAAGCATGCCACCTATCTGAGAGCGCAGTACCCCGATGCCAAAATCTACATCTACTACATCGACCTGCGTACCCCGGGCAGAAAATACGAAAACTTCTATGCCAAACTCAAAGAAGACGAAAACATCTTCTTTGTTAAGGGCAAAGTTGCCGAAGTCAGCGAAGAAGCCGGTACCGGCAACATCAACCTGGTGGCAGAAGATACCATCACCGGTGAAAAGGTCCGCCAGACCGTTGACATGCTGGTACTTGCCACCGGCATGCAGCCCACCTGCGCAGTGGACAAACCTGCCGCAGACCTGACCTTCGACGAAGAAGGCTTCATTGTAAACGACTTTTCCAAAGGCGGCCTGTTCGCAGCAGGGTGTGCCAATAAACCGGCCGATGTTGTAACCAGCAACCAGAATGCAACCGGCATGGCCCTCAAAGCCATTCAGACCCTCAGGAGGTAA